Part of the Bacteroidales bacterium genome, CGATTCATCGTCCTCTTCTAAAGGACTTGCATCAATTATAAATAAACGAATTGATTTACCAATTTGCGGAGCAGCCAGTCCAACACCATCTGATTGGTGCATTGTTTCTGTCATATTTTGAATCAACTCGTTTAACTTATCGAAGTTTTTATCAATTTCTTTTGCTACTTTTCGCAAAACAGGTGTTCCATATCCATAAACCGGAAGTATCATTTTTAATAAACTTTTATTTATTTGTAACTACTCAGTGTCTTATACTTCTGCTTTGCTCAGTATAAAAGTTTGGTTTTTATAAAGTGCCTAAAGTACTTAGAGTGCCTAAAGTACTTAAAGTTTTAACTTCTTATCAAATTACTTGCTAAATTACCCATATTGTTAATATTTTTTATAAAGTATTTTCCGAAAAAATCAGGACATGCTGTGATATCGCTCCTTCTCCGTAGTAAAACCACAAAAAGAAGCTTCGCTTAGTTCCTTATTATCCATATAAATAACTCCTGCCTGCCTGCCGGCAGGCAGGTTAGGCACTCTAAACTTTAGGCACTTTAAGTACTGATTAGTTACATTTATTTAATATATTTTGTCTTTCTAAATATGATTGAAGAATAATAGTAGCACTAATTTCATCAACAAGTGCTTTATTTTGTCTGTCTTTCTTTTTTAGTCCGCTATCAATCATTGTTTGTACAGCCATTTTTGATGTAAATCGTTCATCTTCAAGTTCAATTAAAATATCAGGGTATATTTTTTTTAATTTTTTTATAAACGGATTAATATATATAATAGCTTCTGATGGTTTATTATTTAATTGTTTTGGGTATCCAATAATTATACAATCAACAATTTCTTTGTTTAAATATTCATTAATAAAATCAAATATTTTATGCGTTGGAACAGTTGTTAATCCGAAGGCGATACTTTTATTAGTATCAGTTACAGCTACACCAACCCGTTTTCTTCCATAATCAATAGCAAGTATTCTACCCATTAACAAAATTTTAAATCACAAAATTATAAAAATATAATGATTTTTATAAATAATAATCATCAGACAATTATTTATTTTTTCCTAAAAAATATTTGTATTGGAACACCTGTAAAATCAAATTTTTCTCTAATTTTATTTTCCAGGTATCTTTTATACGATTCTTTTACATATTGTGGCAAGTTACAATAAAATGCAAATGTTGGAGCATGTGTTGGTAATTGTGTAACATATTTAATTTTAATAAACTTTCCTTTTACTGATGGCGGTTGATATTCCTCGATTACTTTTAATAAAAAATCATTAAGTTTTGAAGTGGAGATTTTTTGTTTCCTGTTTTCAAAAACTTTTATAGCTGTTTCAAGTGCTTTATAAATTCTTTGTTTGGTAATAGCAGAAGTAAAAATTATTGGTACATCTTGATAAGGAGCAAATTTTTCTTTTATTGTTTTAATGATTTTTTCAGTTGATTTTTCGTCTTTTTCAATTATGTCCCATTTATTTACTAATACAACAATTCCTTTTCGATTTTTTTGAATAAGTGAAAATATATTTACATCCTGACTTTCAACACCTCTTGTCGCATCAATTAGCAATAAACAAACATCTGAATTTTCAATTGCACGAATTGATCTCATTACCGAATAGAATTCAACATTTTCAGATACCTTACCTTTTTTTCTTAAACCTGCAGTATCAACGAGAAAAAAATCATAATCATATTTTTGATATCTTGTGTTTATTGTATCTCTTGTTGTTCCTGGAATTGGAGTTACTATATTCCTTTCTTTTCCGACTAAGGCATTTATTAAAGACGATTTTCCTACATTAGGGCGACCAACAATTGAAAATCGTGGAATGTCAATCTCTTCTTCTTCATATATGTTTTCAAATGAATTTACAACTTCATCCAACATGTCGCCTGTTCCACTTCCGTTGATTGATGATATTTTAAATAATTCACCTAAACCAAGTCTGTAAAATTCATCTGCATCAAATATTCTTTCATTATTATCAACTTTATTTACAACTAAAAATACTTTTTTATTGCTTTTTCTGAATATCTTTGCTATTGTTTCATCCAAATCAGTTATTCCACTCATTACATCTACAACAAAAAGAATACAATTTGATTCTTCTATTGCAAGAAGAACTTGTTTTCTTATTTCTTCTTCATAAATATCATCCGAATTAGTTACATATCCGCCAGTATCAATAACTGAAAATTCATGACCATTCCAGAACACTTTACCATAATGCCTATCTCTTGTTACCCCACTTGTTTCGTCAACAATAGCCTTTTTAGTTTCGGTTAAACGATTAAAAAGTGTTGATTTTCCTACATTAGGTCTGCCCACTATTGCAACAATATTTCCCATTCCTGTTTTATTTATATACTTTTCTAATCAATACAGAATAATGCTTTTATTTAACATTAAATTTATTAATAGTTGAAAGTAATTATTTTTAAAAGTTTGCAAAAATACATAATTTTTTTAAGATATTATTATATAAACAAAATTGCTTTCGCTTATATATTATGATTTATTAAATAAACAAAATTATCATAAAAATCACTAATCAATAAAATTTTATGTTTTATCAAAAAAAGAAATTTATAAGCCTTATCATATCAGTAAATTATTGCTTTTTAGTGTTAAAAACAGTATCTTTGTAATAATTATTAGTATATTAGACTAATAGTCTGAAAGAAAAAATATAAACTCTAAAAAATATTTATCATGAATAAAATAAAATTTTCCTTATTTGCAGTAATATTCTTATGTGCAATTAATTTTTATGCACAAAATCCTAAAAAGGTTTATAAAACCGGTACCAAATTG contains:
- the der gene encoding ribosome biogenesis GTPase Der; amino-acid sequence: MGNIVAIVGRPNVGKSTLFNRLTETKKAIVDETSGVTRDRHYGKVFWNGHEFSVIDTGGYVTNSDDIYEEEIRKQVLLAIEESNCILFVVDVMSGITDLDETIAKIFRKSNKKVFLVVNKVDNNERIFDADEFYRLGLGELFKISSINGSGTGDMLDEVVNSFENIYEEEEIDIPRFSIVGRPNVGKSSLINALVGKERNIVTPIPGTTRDTINTRYQKYDYDFFLVDTAGLRKKGKVSENVEFYSVMRSIRAIENSDVCLLLIDATRGVESQDVNIFSLIQKNRKGIVVLVNKWDIIEKDEKSTEKIIKTIKEKFAPYQDVPIIFTSAITKQRIYKALETAIKVFENRKQKISTSKLNDFLLKVIEEYQPPSVKGKFIKIKYVTQLPTHAPTFAFYCNLPQYVKESYKRYLENKIREKFDFTGVPIQIFFRKK
- the ruvX gene encoding Holliday junction resolvase RuvX, with the translated sequence MGRILAIDYGRKRVGVAVTDTNKSIAFGLTTVPTHKIFDFINEYLNKEIVDCIIIGYPKQLNNKPSEAIIYINPFIKKLKKIYPDILIELEDERFTSKMAVQTMIDSGLKKKDRQNKALVDEISATIILQSYLERQNILNKCN